One genomic segment of Culturomica massiliensis includes these proteins:
- a CDS encoding non-canonical purine NTP diphosphatase, which produces MKLVFATNNRHKLEEIRDILGDRFEIVSLSQIGCHEDIPEDHETLQENALQKARFVKEHYGYDCFADDTGLEIEVLENRPGVYSARYAGPAKRSEDNVRKVLKEMEGKTNRKAQFRTVIALVMNGKEYCFEGKVLGEILTEQQGTAGFGYDPIFRPSGFTESFAQMEMKQKNGISHRGRAVEKLTEFLNKTVKDF; this is translated from the coding sequence ATGAAATTAGTATTTGCTACCAATAACCGGCATAAACTGGAAGAAATCCGGGATATTTTAGGAGATCGTTTTGAAATCGTGTCTTTGAGCCAGATCGGTTGTCATGAAGATATACCTGAGGATCATGAGACTTTACAGGAAAATGCTTTACAAAAGGCGCGTTTCGTGAAAGAGCATTATGGCTATGATTGTTTTGCCGATGATACCGGGTTGGAAATAGAAGTTCTGGAGAATCGTCCGGGGGTTTATTCTGCCCGTTATGCCGGTCCGGCTAAGCGTTCGGAAGATAATGTGCGTAAAGTGTTGAAAGAAATGGAAGGAAAAACCAATAGAAAAGCACAGTTTCGTACAGTTATTGCATTGGTTATGAATGGAAAGGAATATTGTTTTGAAGGAAAGGTTTTGGGGGAAATATTGACGGAGCAACAGGGTACCGCGGGTTTCGGCTATGATCCCATATTCCGTCCGTCGGGTTTTACAGAGAGCTTTGCCCAGATGGAAATGAAACAGAAAAACGGAATCAGCCACCGGGGACGGGCTGTGGAAAAATTGACGGAGTTTTTGAATAAAACTGTAAAGGATTTTTGA
- a CDS encoding CYTH domain-containing protein, translated as MHREIERKFLVKGAFKSEAFQAVPILQGYLSSVPERNVRVRLCGSKACLTIKGPATADGLSRFEWEKEINTEDARELIKLCEPGIIDKVRYLVRAGKHIYEVDEFHGENEGLVVAEIELGAEDEAFVKPDWLGEEVTGDKRYYNSSLIRYPYKEWTNCIEK; from the coding sequence GTGCATCGTGAAATTGAGCGGAAATTTTTGGTAAAAGGGGCATTTAAATCTGAGGCTTTTCAGGCAGTACCCATTTTACAAGGGTATCTTTCTTCCGTTCCGGAACGGAATGTGAGGGTCCGATTATGTGGGTCAAAGGCTTGTCTGACAATTAAAGGACCTGCTACTGCGGACGGTTTGAGCCGTTTTGAATGGGAAAAAGAAATCAATACGGAAGATGCCCGGGAGTTGATAAAGCTTTGTGAGCCGGGAATCATTGATAAAGTGCGTTATTTGGTACGGGCCGGTAAGCATATTTATGAGGTGGACGAATTTCACGGGGAAAATGAGGGATTGGTTGTTGCTGAAATTGAGCTTGGTGCCGAGGATGAGGCTTTTGTCAAGCCGGATTGGTTGGGAGAAGAAGTAACGGGAGATAAACGTTATTATAATTCTTCTTTGATAAGGTATCCGTATAAAGAATGGACTAATTGTATTGAAAAATGA
- a CDS encoding penicillin-binding protein activator LpoB, with the protein MKKLVQVFAVLTLIVSVSACASRKVTRVDSGEVIDLSGRWNDTDSRLVSNEMIKDLLGAKWIPIYENQHNNKRPVVVVGTILNKSHEHIDAEMFIKDIEKAIINNGSVRLVQAGAKREELRAEREDQNKGFVSAETAKRWGLELGADFMLQGTINSIVDSYKKNKVVAYQIDLELTNLETNEVVWMGDKKIKKTVSDRF; encoded by the coding sequence ATGAAAAAATTAGTTCAGGTATTTGCAGTTCTCACTCTTATTGTTAGTGTTTCTGCCTGTGCGAGCCGGAAAGTGACTCGTGTTGACAGCGGGGAGGTGATCGATCTGAGCGGTCGGTGGAATGATACAGACTCCCGTTTGGTTTCCAATGAGATGATCAAAGATTTGCTCGGGGCAAAATGGATTCCTATTTATGAAAATCAGCATAACAATAAGCGCCCGGTTGTTGTTGTCGGTACAATTCTGAATAAAAGTCATGAACACATCGATGCCGAGATGTTTATCAAGGATATTGAAAAAGCAATTATAAACAACGGAAGCGTACGTTTGGTACAGGCCGGTGCTAAAAGAGAAGAGTTAAGAGCAGAGCGGGAAGATCAGAATAAAGGATTTGTTTCTGCGGAGACGGCTAAAAGATGGGGACTTGAATTGGGGGCTGATTTTATGTTACAAGGAACGATCAATAGTATTGTCGATTCTTATAAAAAGAATAAAGTCGTAGCTTACCAGATCGATCTCGAGTTGACAAATCTGGAGACCAATGAGGTTGTCTGGATGGGAGATAAAAAAATCAAGAAAACGGTATCTGACCGATTTTAG
- a CDS encoding ABC transporter ATP-binding protein: MKIQIKNLSKIYPDGHKALNELNLVIEPGMFGLLGPNGAGKTTLMRIMTLLQSATSGTIFFDDYDIAKDRKAIRSVLGYLPQDFRFFEKLKTWEFLDYGAGLAGIKGVKKRAEIVDEMLRKVGLFEVRDRWANRLSGGMKRRLGIAQAIIGNPRVIIVDEPTTGLDPEERIRFRNILSEVSDQDVIIILSTHIVGDISSTCKKLALLNKGELKFEGSPDDMIELAQGKVWEIFVTDQEFKDIKEKYPIISTIPSNGGWDIQVVADNLDGFGGKMITPNIEHAYVYFMDYLLQDRMDMYADKEEGGELFK, from the coding sequence ATGAAAATACAAATCAAGAATCTCAGTAAAATATATCCTGACGGACATAAGGCTTTAAATGAATTGAATCTGGTCATCGAGCCGGGTATGTTCGGTTTGTTGGGGCCTAACGGTGCGGGTAAAACGACATTGATGCGAATCATGACGTTGTTGCAAAGTGCTACGTCGGGAACGATTTTTTTCGATGATTATGACATTGCCAAAGATCGTAAAGCTATCCGTTCTGTATTAGGTTATTTACCTCAGGATTTCCGTTTTTTTGAAAAATTGAAAACCTGGGAATTCCTGGATTACGGAGCCGGGTTGGCTGGAATCAAAGGGGTGAAGAAAAGGGCAGAAATTGTAGACGAAATGTTGCGCAAGGTGGGTTTGTTCGAGGTGCGCGATCGTTGGGCGAATCGTTTGTCGGGAGGTATGAAGCGTCGTTTAGGCATTGCACAGGCTATTATCGGAAATCCGAGAGTGATCATTGTCGATGAGCCGACTACCGGACTGGATCCGGAAGAACGTATCCGTTTCCGGAATATTTTGTCGGAGGTCAGTGATCAGGATGTCATTATTATTCTTTCCACTCATATCGTGGGAGATATTTCCAGTACGTGTAAGAAACTGGCTTTATTGAATAAAGGGGAATTGAAATTTGAAGGTTCGCCCGACGATATGATCGAGTTGGCGCAGGGAAAGGTATGGGAAATATTTGTTACCGATCAGGAGTTCAAGGATATCAAGGAAAAATATCCGATTATTTCGACGATTCCTTCTAACGGAGGTTGGGATATACAGGTCGTTGCCGATAATCTGGACGGTTTCGGCGGAAAGATGATCACCCCTAATATAGAACACGCTTATGTCTATTTTATGGACTATCTTTTACAGGATAGGATGGATATGTATGCCGATAAGGAAGAAGGTGGAGAGTTATTTAAATAG
- a CDS encoding N-acetylmuramoyl-L-alanine amidase-like domain-containing protein gives MKRWILLCFLTGWCLTAEAVVFSSADSLVLEKFWVYARTNKLADLPYGQRVVLIGRFFINKPYKAGTLNVPMEEMPVINLREFDCVTFVENTLALTFLNRYDKSETAQFVDNLIRIRYRKGKIESYISRLHYSSDWLYEMERQHILSDVTHKIGGIEYPLEVYFMTKNYRKYPILSRDTLLVPEMKKIETAINKRSYYYIPKHNIRIAEKQIMNGDIVLITTNIKGLDTSHLGIAVKKEGRVYLLHASSTAKKIVCSEHPLPDYMADIPSQTGIMVGRVNLVPGEAWIVFP, from the coding sequence ATGAAAAGATGGATATTGTTGTGCTTTCTGACAGGGTGGTGTTTGACTGCTGAAGCGGTTGTTTTTTCTTCTGCCGATAGTTTGGTTCTCGAAAAATTCTGGGTATATGCCCGGACGAATAAGCTGGCTGATTTACCCTATGGGCAGCGTGTCGTTTTGATCGGCCGGTTTTTTATAAATAAGCCTTATAAAGCGGGCACCTTGAATGTGCCTATGGAAGAAATGCCTGTTATAAATTTACGGGAATTCGATTGTGTGACATTTGTCGAGAATACGTTGGCACTGACTTTTTTAAATCGTTATGATAAAAGTGAGACGGCTCAGTTTGTGGATAATCTGATCCGGATTCGTTATCGGAAAGGAAAAATCGAAAGTTACATTTCCCGTCTTCACTACTCCAGTGACTGGTTGTACGAGATGGAGCGGCAACATATTCTTTCTGATGTGACTCATAAAATCGGAGGGATCGAATATCCTCTCGAGGTTTATTTTATGACGAAAAACTACCGGAAGTATCCCATATTGTCACGGGATACGCTTTTAGTACCGGAAATGAAAAAAATTGAAACAGCGATCAATAAAAGGTCGTATTATTATATTCCAAAGCATAATATTAGGATTGCGGAAAAACAGATAATGAACGGAGATATTGTTTTGATAACGACGAATATAAAGGGTTTGGATACTTCTCATTTGGGGATTGCCGTGAAAAAGGAAGGACGGGTTTATTTGCTGCATGCCTCGAGTACGGCGAAAAAAATTGTTTGTTCGGAACACCCTCTGCCCGATTATATGGCGGATATCCCGTCACAGACGGGAATCATGGTGGGCCGGGTCAATCTGGTTCCGGGCGAGGCTTGGATCGTATTTCCTTAG
- a CDS encoding TolC family protein, giving the protein MYRHALFVSFFLLCGSICFAQQVLTLDKALSIAFQNSPALIQSKLSLQQNELNLQAQQASLKSQFSLDVSPFNYSRSSQYDSYNSKWFDSKTMSSSASLGIVQPIKWTDGTVSLVNDVSWQDASNRSSGGKSTAFNHNISLRIEQPIFTYNRTKMQLKELELSLENARLSYAMQQLNIEKNVTDNFYSVYQRFKDLSIARDEYANQKQNYDIIKNKVEAGLVAREELFQAEVNLATSESSVYTAEINYENAKDNFKLLLGVSLDEDIAVLPNTEVESITVNTEEAVKHGLDQRMELRQKQITLERDVFSIIRAKAENEFKGNISARVGLNALGDKVGNMYDNPTDNEQIGVSLTIPIFDWGAKKARVQSSKLAMESDEVDMSEQKKEITINIRQICRNLPTLINQINIKKKSIENAERTYEINLEKYRNGNLTGMELQQYQTQLTSAKQEYTNAIISYKLELLNLKVQTLWDYTTNKSYLPLEAKK; this is encoded by the coding sequence ATGTACAGACACGCTTTATTCGTTTCGTTTTTTCTGCTTTGCGGGAGTATCTGTTTCGCACAGCAAGTACTGACATTGGACAAGGCCTTGAGCATTGCTTTTCAGAACAGTCCGGCTTTGATACAAAGTAAGTTGAGCCTTCAGCAGAATGAGCTGAATTTACAGGCTCAGCAAGCTTCTTTGAAGTCACAGTTTTCCTTAGATGTCAGTCCGTTTAATTATTCCCGTAGCAGTCAGTATGACAGTTATAACAGCAAATGGTTTGACAGTAAGACTATGAGTTCCTCGGCTTCTCTGGGAATTGTACAGCCGATTAAATGGACGGACGGTACGGTTTCTTTGGTGAACGACGTGTCCTGGCAGGATGCTTCCAATCGTTCTTCCGGGGGAAAGAGTACCGCTTTCAATCACAATATTTCTTTGCGGATAGAGCAGCCCATTTTTACTTATAACCGGACGAAGATGCAATTGAAGGAATTGGAATTAAGTCTTGAAAATGCCCGATTGAGTTATGCTATGCAGCAACTGAATATCGAGAAGAATGTGACGGATAATTTCTATTCGGTATATCAGCGGTTTAAAGATTTATCGATTGCCCGGGATGAGTATGCCAACCAGAAACAGAATTACGATATTATAAAAAATAAGGTGGAAGCCGGATTGGTTGCCCGGGAAGAACTTTTTCAGGCTGAGGTGAATCTGGCTACCAGTGAATCGTCCGTATATACGGCTGAAATAAATTATGAAAATGCGAAGGATAATTTCAAGTTGTTGCTGGGGGTTTCTCTGGACGAGGACATCGCCGTATTGCCGAATACGGAAGTAGAATCCATCACCGTGAATACGGAAGAAGCTGTAAAGCATGGATTGGACCAACGGATGGAATTGCGTCAAAAACAGATTACATTGGAGCGGGATGTTTTTTCTATTATCCGGGCAAAGGCAGAAAATGAGTTTAAAGGAAATATTTCTGCCCGTGTCGGCCTCAATGCTCTGGGAGATAAGGTGGGAAATATGTATGATAATCCGACGGATAATGAACAAATCGGGGTAAGTTTGACTATTCCGATTTTCGACTGGGGAGCTAAAAAGGCAAGAGTACAGTCAAGTAAGCTGGCCATGGAATCGGACGAAGTGGATATGAGCGAGCAGAAGAAAGAGATTACGATAAATATACGGCAGATTTGCCGGAATTTACCGACCCTGATCAATCAGATCAACATAAAGAAAAAGAGTATAGAAAATGCGGAACGTACTTATGAGATCAATCTGGAAAAATACAGGAACGGAAATTTAACCGGTATGGAGTTGCAACAATACCAAACCCAGCTGACGAGTGCTAAACAGGAATATACCAATGCGATTATCAGTTATAAGCTGGAGTTATTGAATCTGAAAGTACAGACATTGTGGGATTATACGACGAATAAATCGTATTTGCCTTTGGAAGCAAAAAAATAA
- a CDS encoding COG3014 family protein, whose protein sequence is MRITLFPVVFCLLLSSCATWYERTAEFQRTVEEGNFEQADKLLHKNKKMEKGKNRLLFYLNLGYVEFMLDHPKESNAAFETAEKMIDEQSGNPALQAAVLLSNPEILPYEPEDFEVIMVNFYKAMNYLRLGDMEGALVEVRQINIKLNQLNDKYPDHKNRYQRDAFAHLLMGLIYDASGNFNDAFIAYRNAFETYQTDYKKNFGIEAPVQLRQDILRTAYLCGFKEELKRYEEEFGQKYVYSSPPADGQLIFFWLNGLGPVKSEWGINFVKEQRGDGAIVFHNAEYGLTFPFFWGSGYSDHERNSLANLKIVRAVFPKYEERPPLYSRATLQYENKSYPLELAEDINQIAFKTLHDRMLREFSTSLLRVAAKQGLQYAASKQNEWLGFAVGLANAMTEKADTRNWQTLPYSVSYVRIPLQSSENQVSANFFTSDNVHRETFIFPANPKKTSFFVYSTL, encoded by the coding sequence ATGAGAATTACTTTGTTTCCGGTTGTTTTCTGTTTGTTGTTGTCCTCTTGTGCCACCTGGTATGAGCGTACAGCAGAATTTCAACGTACCGTGGAAGAAGGGAATTTCGAGCAGGCTGATAAATTGTTGCATAAGAACAAAAAGATGGAAAAGGGGAAAAACAGACTTCTTTTTTATCTGAATTTGGGGTATGTTGAATTTATGCTGGATCATCCGAAGGAAAGTAATGCTGCTTTCGAAACGGCAGAGAAGATGATTGACGAACAGTCCGGTAATCCTGCCTTACAGGCTGCTGTACTCTTAAGTAATCCTGAGATATTACCTTATGAGCCTGAAGATTTTGAAGTTATCATGGTTAATTTCTACAAAGCCATGAACTATTTACGTTTGGGAGATATGGAGGGTGCATTGGTCGAAGTTCGTCAAATCAATATCAAGCTCAATCAGTTAAATGACAAATATCCTGACCATAAAAACAGATATCAGAGGGATGCTTTTGCTCATTTATTGATGGGGTTGATTTATGATGCTTCCGGAAATTTCAATGATGCTTTTATCGCTTATCGAAATGCTTTTGAAACTTATCAAACCGATTATAAGAAAAATTTCGGAATAGAAGCACCCGTACAATTGAGGCAAGATATACTTCGAACCGCCTATTTGTGCGGATTTAAGGAGGAATTGAAAAGGTATGAAGAAGAGTTCGGGCAAAAATACGTTTATTCGTCGCCTCCGGCTGACGGGCAATTGATATTTTTCTGGCTAAACGGCTTAGGACCAGTGAAATCGGAATGGGGAATCAATTTTGTAAAAGAACAAAGGGGAGACGGGGCTATTGTATTTCATAATGCCGAGTATGGGTTAACTTTCCCTTTTTTCTGGGGAAGCGGCTATAGTGACCATGAACGTAATTCTTTAGCCAATCTGAAGATTGTACGGGCTGTTTTTCCGAAATATGAAGAGCGTCCTCCTCTTTATTCCAGGGCTACACTGCAGTATGAGAATAAGTCTTATCCTTTGGAGTTGGCTGAAGATATTAATCAGATCGCTTTTAAAACATTGCACGATAGAATGTTGCGGGAATTTTCAACCTCTTTGTTGCGGGTTGCGGCTAAGCAGGGATTGCAATATGCCGCTTCCAAACAGAATGAGTGGCTGGGATTTGCTGTCGGTTTGGCCAATGCCATGACGGAGAAAGCTGATACCCGGAACTGGCAAACCTTGCCTTATTCCGTTTCGTATGTGAGGATTCCTTTACAGTCTTCCGAAAATCAGGTTTCTGCTAATTTTTTTACCTCAGATAATGTACATCGGGAAACGTTTATTTTTCCTGCCAACCCGAAAAAAACGAGTTTTTTTGTTTATTCGACTTTATAA
- the recO gene encoding DNA repair protein RecO yields the protein MEVANIVVLKILNFSDTQKIVHAFSKESGYLSFISPSSLFRKKSCTVNLFQVCEVEFFPNEKGNFQKLKSVSPLLSLSNIYLDIYKMNIIVLWSEILNLILKNEQKNINLFEFILKSVDYLNTTQNDTANFNLFFLYRIAALIGFKIDSSTYSQGCVFNVNDGTFVSPDTNEPYISGPNAAKTIFTLCTCQVEDLKQIALDRKSRSILLDIILLFYSIHLNTDLNVKSIRVIREVFED from the coding sequence ATGGAAGTAGCTAATATAGTTGTTCTTAAAATATTAAATTTTTCAGATACACAGAAAATAGTACATGCTTTTTCGAAGGAGAGCGGTTATCTTTCTTTTATTTCTCCTTCTTCTTTGTTCCGGAAAAAGAGTTGCACTGTTAATCTTTTTCAGGTTTGTGAAGTTGAATTTTTTCCCAATGAAAAGGGAAATTTTCAAAAACTGAAATCTGTTTCTCCGCTTTTGAGTCTTTCAAATATTTATCTCGATATTTACAAAATGAATATTATTGTATTGTGGAGTGAAATTTTAAATTTAATTTTGAAAAATGAACAGAAAAATATAAATCTTTTTGAGTTTATTTTGAAATCGGTTGACTATCTGAATACGACTCAAAATGATACCGCGAATTTTAATTTATTTTTTCTATACAGGATAGCGGCGCTGATTGGATTTAAAATCGATTCATCCACCTATTCGCAAGGTTGTGTTTTCAATGTAAATGATGGTACTTTTGTTTCTCCGGATACAAATGAACCCTATATTTCCGGACCGAATGCTGCCAAAACAATTTTTACGTTGTGTACTTGTCAGGTTGAAGATTTAAAGCAAATAGCTTTAGACCGCAAGAGCCGGAGTATTCTTTTGGACATTATTTTGCTTTTCTACAGTATTCATTTAAATACGGATCTCAACGTTAAGAGTATTCGCGTTATACGGGAAGTGTTCGAAGATTGA
- the pheS gene encoding phenylalanine--tRNA ligase subunit alpha, with amino-acid sequence MLEKINQLITEISAFSAQIPEEIEQFRIKHLSKKGTIALLFEDFKNVPVEQKKEIGKALNELKTVATAKVNELKEQLCDQDTGKSGVDLTLPGDVLKTGTRHPLAIVRNEILSIFDKLGFTVSEGPEIEDDWHNFSALNFPEEHPARDMQDTFFIEKHPDIVLHTHTSSVQVRDMETHELPIRLVTPGRVFRNEAISARAHCIFHQIEALYIDENVSFADLKQTLTYFAKELFGADTQIRLRPSYFPFTEPSAEMDVSCTLCHGKGCNVCKGTGWLEILGCGMVDPNVLELNGIDKEKYTGFALGMGIERITMLKYGIKDLRLFFENDLRFLKQFTTAI; translated from the coding sequence ATGTTAGAAAAAATCAATCAGTTAATTACTGAGATTTCCGCTTTTTCGGCTCAGATTCCCGAAGAAATAGAACAGTTCAGAATCAAGCATTTGAGTAAAAAAGGGACGATCGCTTTGTTATTCGAAGATTTTAAAAATGTTCCTGTTGAGCAGAAAAAAGAGATCGGTAAGGCTCTGAATGAACTGAAAACGGTAGCAACGGCTAAGGTCAATGAGTTGAAAGAACAACTTTGTGATCAGGATACCGGTAAATCCGGGGTTGACCTGACTTTACCCGGGGATGTCCTGAAAACGGGGACTCGTCATCCTTTGGCCATTGTTCGGAATGAAATCCTTTCAATTTTTGATAAATTGGGTTTTACGGTGTCGGAAGGTCCTGAAATCGAGGATGACTGGCATAATTTTTCAGCACTGAACTTCCCGGAAGAACATCCGGCACGGGATATGCAGGATACTTTCTTTATAGAGAAACATCCGGATATCGTATTGCATACACATACTTCTTCCGTACAGGTACGGGATATGGAAACACATGAGCTGCCGATACGTCTGGTGACTCCCGGCCGGGTTTTCCGGAATGAAGCAATTTCTGCGCGGGCACATTGTATTTTCCATCAGATCGAGGCTTTGTATATAGATGAAAACGTCTCTTTTGCCGATTTGAAACAGACATTGACTTATTTTGCGAAAGAACTTTTCGGAGCCGATACGCAGATTCGCCTTCGTCCGTCTTATTTCCCTTTTACCGAGCCTTCTGCCGAGATGGATGTGTCCTGTACGCTTTGCCACGGAAAAGGTTGTAATGTATGTAAAGGAACGGGATGGCTGGAAATCCTGGGGTGCGGAATGGTCGATCCGAATGTTTTGGAATTGAACGGTATCGATAAAGAAAAATATACCGGCTTTGCTTTGGGGATGGGTATCGAACGTATCACCATGTTGAAATACGGCATCAAGGACCTGCGTTTGTTTTTTGAAAACGATCTCCGGTTTCTGAAGCAATTTACAACGGCAATCTGA
- a CDS encoding serine hydrolase domain-containing protein — protein sequence MKILMLLLLSVFFSSCAFWRGVFHGAPNIDDYKIFPQATIKKSSNPFHFTELPPERKILDTAKIFRQKMVHITLEEYFGQAGGNGSFLLIYNDTIVYEKYFGEFNRSSISTVFSISKSLTSLLCGIAIDEGYIKSINDPVTDYLPELNKKNAKFKSLTIEHLLDMRTGIKFKEQYNWIVTTGIARLYYGNNQLQQIKSLKFENEPGSTHYYHSIATAILGIIIERATGKGFAEYMEEKVWQPLNMEYDASISLDGKRNHFARAAVGFSTNAIDLAKIGRLYMNKGNWNGKQIVSSEWIERSVKGNVNNKGYQNCWYSIPKLLRKENGNGIFPDSLSVVKRFDELNIPHSERCIYEPEKGEWIGETYTPNFYALGIFGQVLYVNPEKKIIAVRLGEKQHEDYYIIIHKLAEALKVKSTTDENNTN from the coding sequence ATGAAAATATTAATGTTATTATTGCTCTCCGTTTTTTTCTCTTCTTGTGCTTTTTGGCGGGGAGTTTTCCACGGAGCTCCGAACATTGACGATTACAAAATTTTTCCACAAGCGACGATAAAAAAAAGCAGTAATCCGTTTCATTTTACAGAACTTCCGCCTGAAAGAAAAATATTAGATACGGCAAAAATATTCCGTCAGAAAATGGTACATATCACTCTTGAGGAGTATTTTGGCCAAGCCGGTGGGAACGGATCTTTTTTACTCATATATAACGATACCATTGTATATGAAAAGTATTTCGGTGAATTCAACCGCTCCTCAATCTCTACGGTATTTTCCATATCGAAGTCCTTAACCTCCCTTTTATGCGGAATAGCTATCGACGAAGGATATATCAAAAGCATCAATGATCCGGTAACAGATTATCTGCCGGAATTAAACAAAAAAAATGCTAAATTCAAATCATTGACAATTGAACATCTGCTTGATATGCGTACAGGCATTAAATTTAAAGAGCAATATAACTGGATTGTCACAACCGGAATCGCCCGCCTTTATTATGGAAACAATCAATTACAACAAATTAAATCCCTGAAATTTGAAAACGAACCGGGTTCCACACACTATTATCACAGCATTGCTACCGCCATTCTCGGCATCATTATCGAACGTGCAACAGGTAAAGGATTCGCCGAATATATGGAAGAAAAAGTATGGCAACCCCTGAACATGGAGTATGACGCATCTATAAGTCTGGACGGCAAGCGTAACCATTTTGCAAGGGCGGCAGTAGGTTTTTCGACAAATGCCATTGATCTTGCCAAAATCGGCCGTTTATACATGAATAAAGGAAATTGGAACGGAAAACAAATTGTTAGTTCTGAATGGATAGAACGTTCCGTAAAAGGCAATGTAAATAATAAAGGATATCAAAACTGCTGGTATTCTATCCCCAAACTGTTAAGAAAGGAAAATGGGAACGGCATTTTTCCGGACTCGTTATCTGTCGTTAAACGTTTTGACGAGCTAAACATTCCACACAGCGAGAGATGTATATATGAACCGGAAAAGGGCGAATGGATAGGAGAAACTTATACTCCAAACTTCTATGCTCTGGGGATTTTCGGACAGGTTTTATATGTAAACCCTGAGAAAAAAATTATAGCCGTCAGACTCGGAGAAAAGCAACATGAAGATTATTACATCATAATACATAAACTGGCCGAAGCACTTAAAGTGAAAAGTACAACCGATGAAAATAACACAAACTAG
- the rsgA gene encoding ribosome small subunit-dependent GTPase A, producing MEKGIVIKSTGSWYLVKRTNGEIIEARIRGKLRTKGLRTTNPVAVGDIVSLEKNEDNFVITEIGERRNYIIRKSTNLSKEAHIIASNVDQTLLIATINHPVTSAVFIDRILATTEAYNIPAILVFNKSDLYDNTDREKATELITIYSEIGYRCLQVSAVTGQNITELRELLKDKVTVLSGMSGVGKSTLINCIEPQLQLKTASISDSHDTGKHTTTFAEMFPLNEGGYIVDTPGVRSFGIIDMEKEEISHFFPEIFRVSEHCRFYNCTHIHEPGCAVIEAVQNGRISESRYWSYLSMMEESKEKYR from the coding sequence ATGGAAAAAGGTATCGTAATAAAGTCTACCGGGAGTTGGTACTTGGTAAAAAGGACGAACGGAGAAATAATCGAAGCCCGTATCCGGGGAAAATTACGTACGAAGGGATTGCGTACAACCAATCCCGTAGCCGTCGGCGATATAGTCAGCCTGGAAAAAAACGAAGACAACTTTGTTATCACAGAAATCGGTGAACGGCGCAATTATATTATCCGGAAATCTACAAACCTCTCCAAAGAAGCACACATTATTGCCTCCAATGTAGATCAGACATTACTCATTGCCACAATCAACCATCCGGTAACCTCTGCAGTATTCATCGACCGGATTTTAGCAACGACGGAAGCATACAATATTCCGGCCATTCTGGTCTTCAACAAAAGCGACCTATACGATAATACCGACCGGGAAAAAGCGACAGAACTAATAACAATATATTCAGAAATCGGTTACCGGTGCTTGCAGGTGTCTGCGGTAACAGGTCAGAATATCACAGAACTCCGGGAATTATTAAAAGACAAAGTTACTGTTTTGTCCGGCATGTCAGGGGTTGGCAAATCCACACTGATCAATTGTATCGAACCCCAACTTCAACTAAAAACCGCAAGCATATCAGACAGCCACGATACCGGAAAACATACGACGACTTTTGCCGAAATGTTCCCGTTGAACGAAGGAGGATACATTGTCGATACCCCGGGAGTCAGAAGTTTCGGGATCATCGATATGGAAAAGGAAGAAATTTCTCACTTTTTCCCCGAAATATTCCGGGTTTCCGAACATTGCCGCTTTTACAACTGTACCCATATTCACGAACCCGGTTGTGCTGTCATAGAAGCCGTCCAAAACGGAAGAATCAGTGAAAGCCGGTATTGGAGCTATCTCAGCATGATGGAAGAAAGCAAAGAAAAGTACAGATAA